The DNA region aacgaaaataataataataataataataataataaataaataaataaaagaaaaaatcttggacttggacctctctcaaaagcccactaagctactaatattaggttataaattcagagtttcagtgaaacaaaaggtgattctattcctattaccctgtatcactacgccaaataagggaaaagagggcgctttttttggcctataacagcgctttaaagcgccctctaatctggcgctggcataggtaaagacagcgctttttttcctggtgaaagcgctctctaaagtggctctttaagccctttaagggccactttagagggcgctttttaaagaaagcgccctctaaagtggaaacttttaagggtttagagggcgcttttactggaaagcgccctctaaagtggaaacttttaagggtttagagggcgcttttattggaaagcgccctctaaagtggaaatttaaagggtttagagggcgcttattttggaaagcgccaTCTAAAGTGGgtgtttttatttattttagacaacctgtatattgaagcagtacacctaaaactgtatatTCTTATCATTTTTCAACACacaaaatattataaaataacaATGGGAATGACCAAAGCAAAAACATCAAAATATATTCTTATCATTTTTCAACACACAAAATATAAAACAATTCGAGGTATATGTTTTAAATCATAAACTAATGATTGAATATCTATTTTAGACAGTTTGCATCAGTGATTTACAGTACAAATTCATCTGGCACTGAAGTTTCTACAGTACTTGTTAAATGACAATTCATCTAGAAGTACAAAATATACAGAAAAAATTACTATGATAGTTGAAATTTAGAAGTTTCAAGTCTTAAAATCAAACTATAAGTGGGGGCATTTCAATTCAAGAACATTTCTCTCTTTCACAAGACTGTTATCAGAAATTGAATGGAAACCTATTTGGAACGTAAACCAGGGATATTTTTAAGACCCATCTTGCCAAGGACAAGCTTAGGAATAGCTGGAGGGCTATCAAGCCCCATGCATCGACTGAACTCATTTGCAAGCTCCACTAACCTATACTTATCTTTCCCCACTTTCTTGTTAGAGTTGTAGTAACCAAGCCATGCCTGATATGCTGCTTCTTTATTTTTCATCTCCACATTGGATAGAGCCCTTTCCACCTGTTAACAGTTTAAAATGTAAGTGCATCGTTGGAATCACAGTGAGTTTAATGAACTCGAGGTGGCATTGTAATTTTGCTAAAGCTTTAAATTTTAGCTTTTGCCAAAATCATGGTGACACACCGCGATCCTGCCAAACTCGTAGCTAATCTTTGCTCCACATATTGGTTTGTTTGTCTAAAAACTAGCTAAAGTATTAGAAGAAAATCAATAATTGTCTCCCTTGTATATCCAAGTATACCTTTTTCTTAGTGTCAGGATCAACTGAAGGGACCGGAGCTTTCCCAATAGGTAAATCTTTTGCAGTAGCTAAAAAGAACTCTTCCCAAGGAGCTAGTAGCAGTATGCCCTGCCCTTCTTTTCCTCTTCGCCCCGTTCTACCTAGTCGATGTATATATTGTTCTCTATCAGCCGGTAGACCAACCTGTTCATTGTAGAAATGGAAGAAACATGACAATTTGAAATCAATAAAAGCGTTAAATAATTTGGCAAATCATAATCAAAAAGGCTTGCACTTTTAGCAAATGTATGTATTGAGTGTCCTTACGAGTATGCGTTAAACAGGACAGAAATTCATATGGACACGAGCATGCTGGTAATATAGTCACAAGTGAAACAAGGAAGGAGATCCAAATATACCTGTACAACAAGAGTAACATCTGGATAATCAACTCCACGTGCAGATACATCCGAAGTAACCAAGATGAGACCCTTTGACTTCCGGAATTCATCAGAAACTCTGGTTCTATAACTCTGAGGCTTTCTTGAATGGATTTCTCTCACATTCAAGTTCAACTCCCCAAGGAGATCAGCAACAAGTCTTGTGACCATAGCGGTTGTGCAGAAAATAAGAACCTGATAAACCAATAGCTACATTACATATCCTCCAAATCCATGTAAACATGATTGTAAAAGTTAAACTTTGTTGTCAAATCACAGTTTACTAATCCAAAATACTAATCTAAAGAGTTCATAGTGAAAGGACagagaaaaaattaaaatacaGTTGGTTGCAGATTAGAAAGCAAACCTTGTAGTCAACATCATCTGCAATGTGCTCCTTTAGAATAGCATAGAGTAAAAGGAAATGTTTGTCTAATGGTGCAACTAAATGCATTTGGCGGACCTAAAATGATCCAAAGCACCATAAATAAAGATCCAAAAAATATGTTATATGATGGATGTATATGCATATACACATGTAAGTATCTAACAAGTTATTACTATCATGAAATTATAAACAATTACCTGTGAATGTGTATCCTCACTACCCTCCTGAACTGTATTAATATATTCAAAATCTCTTTTCATAGCAATATGGCAGACTTGGCGCACCTTCACAATCATACGAGAATAAGCCCAATGCGCATATCTTTTATAAAGCATGAATCATCACAGCTAAAAAGGAAAGGAGTGAAAAGAAAGAAATACAAACCTCGTCGGGAATTGTTGCAGAAAACATAAGTGTCTGTCGTTGTTTAGGGATTGCAGCGAATATCTTCTCAATATCTTTGCGAAATCCCATGTCTAGTAAATGATCAGCTTCGTTGTAGATCTAAtagaggtggaaggagaacgccttagaagtagcgaaaatcgtagcagtgagaaccctaacgtgaaaaagaacgaaaataacagagagtgaaataacaaaacgcgcagtatgttataattttaatgtttactaaaggggaccttagagggcgcttgtggaaaaaaagcgtcctctaaagggggcctaagagggcgcttatgaaagcgctctctaaggctttccaaaagcgctttataaactggaaatgcacatggacttatagagcgctttctaaaaagcgccctgtattgttgtccctctatctcctccttatttttttgcttcaccttagagggcgctttattacaaaagcgccctctaaagtgcgctgtctattccagttgttcgctccttattttttcgcttcactttagagtgcgcttttgtaataaagcgccctctaaggtgcgctgtctattccagtttttggcgtagtgtatgggaaaaagatagtgagagaagaaccctgggaaaaagatagtgagagaagaaccctggacaaaacctgaagagactacctgacagagaactcagagcagcctccaaaccaTGAAGGGAACTTAACTGCAtagaatcacctctgcctcacataaaccctaaagattgttttgtaaacctcaggggtgcaactcaatttcaatcaagctctccaatcaggtttgccttattcccattattttacgccttcaatttgaatgttctaaatgtgtgatgtattatgtatgaatgtataaataatgccttgaatgcttaatcgtttaatttctgaagtgtatgcaacagggtttgaggtttctgaaaccatattgttttgctctaatctgacttacgtttgccatagcatgttttctcctaatccttatcttgtttcactaacccttttgttgagtttttgtgaaggctcacatgacttttgcagggatagctcgctgggtattccactttgcttgtgggataccatttgggagatttattctgattgccttgttggcacatttactttatacatgtttgttttgtatgtgttcgtatccccgcaggtagcgcggttccttcgtcaaggactgcctttttgcatgagcaaccataacccttcattgatttttcttctcctaaacacacgtttactccttctactacaggcgagtaagtctccaaaggtcgagcatccgatagattgcatagtaacgtcgttcgtccaaaacccaatccataaccccgtagttagccgaactacggattgctctgattctcattccatatgagatacgtaggcataagacgcgatgtcttagcgagcacacatccccctaacccataggtcagccgagctaggaagactttgattctcatattcagatgagatacgtatgcagtggatgcgacatccgcgcgagtcatttgcatttaacccttttttttagtaaacagcacaagataaactcacaccctttagacaagaactacaaaagtggatcccgtagagtactacggatgcgtaggggtgctaataccatcctttcgcataaccgattcccgaacccaagatttagttgcgagaccttgtcttttcctttcctcttttcaggtttacttcgagcgtttcctttccctcctttgggataaataacgcacggtggcgactcttctgttattttctctcgccggttgttttttcgcacactgtatttttcaggttgcgacattagtgacatatttttgtgcttttggttagtagacaaaaatgagaaaagcaatgatatacaattcaagcatgcttggtgatctcaaaccactcacaaggagtcccacccaaagggaaagggaaccaagatgctcaatgatccttgaggctatgcaatgcaatgttatgatgccatgagggatcttagggacaaaattggggtcttacaccttgtgtctacaagaaggttagtgggagcatgatcgtgttcctggtattttatgtagatgacatattactcattggaaacgatatccctaccctgcaacaagtaaagtcttggttggggaaatgcttttctatgaaggacctaggtgaagcagcctatatattaggaatcagaatctatagagatagatcacaaaatgcttggcctaagtcagagtacatagacaaagtgctgagacgcttttatatgaatgattccaatggttatgtgttttgcttaaatggtggtactgtgagctagaaaagttcaaagcaagatacagttgttgattctacaaccgaggccgagtgtattactgccttaagtgcagcaaaggaagttaTTTGGATCAGAAGTtccttagtgaacttggcatagtccctagcattgtggatcccattggtctatattatgataacaatggtgctatcgcacaacctaaagagcctagatctcaccaatgatccaaacacatactcatgcgttatcatctcattcgagagataatagatagaggagatgtgaaaatatgtagagtacctacacttgacaatattgttgacccactaacaaagcctcttgcgcagcagaagcatgatggctATACTAGATCGATGGGCATAAGGGttatgcctgattggctctagtgctagtgggagattgttggtgtaagccctagaggccaatacttttggtacttgtatcgaattattaattaattaataaaaggctttttctttattatggttgattaataaagtccctggaatagatagtccgtttaatgtattaagtgtgacttaatcatgagagcacattaaacataaggacactattcttaaagtatccatagtcgagatttattgtgaagtgggataacattaaagcattgagactattatgtttgtagactgatgatcacatctcatggatcatggataaagagttatcaagtcttaaacataggtatgaatattaagagtaatatttacaccggattgacccgctatgagaatactatatagaaagttatgcgaagtgtcataagttattctcatggtgataatagtgtataccactcttcgacctgaaaccactatggaccctagatgtagagtcgagtgctttgttgctgatccaacgttgtccgtaactggatgaccataaagacagttgatgggtactccacaaagcatgctgagggacatgagtgtcctagatggaattttcccatcctgcgtaacaggataaatgtctatgggcccaatattgaactggacaaggatgacacggtttataccttgtgttcaatatagacataagggcaaaggggtaattatacacataattattatcacaggaggttttgtcagatcacatgatattttcgtgtcttgggtagcagtgatgtgttgctagataccgctcactgtttattatgttaaatgcatgatttaatataactgccaacgtcgcgaaaacctacaaggtcacacacaaaggacggattgataagagatagagtaactaaggaacaccgtaaggtacggtgcacttaagtggaatacgaaatatggtaaggtaccaaatacttaagtgattttgggcatattataagatatgggccaaaatgcacttaagtgggctttttagcttgaagcccacacaagtggttctataaatagaccccttgggtagaagcattatcAATGAGAAaacaacacaactgaagagttggaatttcgtatctctctttctctcactcaaagccttcattcataacagctagcactgcgattaaaggaatccgttcgtgtggactgagtagagacgttgtcatcgttcaacgttcgtgatcgcctcgtggatctgtatccaaggttttgatcgttacaagagatctgcaccaaagttttgaatcgccacaagaggtaacgattctatcactgatcatacccattcgtaaggatcactaaatggagaaaattttaaattccgttgcgccttggatggcaattctccatCAATGGCAACATTGACAGTGCGTGTGGAAGATCTACAAGACTATACGCCACCTCACCAACCAGAAAACGGTGGACGTGCACGTACACGTGGCAGAAGGCGCCCGTAGCAGGCTACCCAAGTTCTACCTTTATTTCCTATATTATGTCGTTGCATTGGGGACAATGCAAGGTTTAAGCatgggggaggaagctttacTGCTTTTATTTATGGCTATCtaggtagatttaaattattgttattgttatttccttttgttattttatttttgtcAAGTGTCAGTGGAGTCAAATATcaatgtgttgtcgagtctttatgcgtggtttccgttatttactaattcacccatttgcttaagccatacaaattttttttgcaaaaatctagacttagaTGTTCAATACATCTTTTGAAAACTCTTAACTATAAAtaaaactgaggttgaattgtagagattcggaaaaactttacaagatcggtatcgttttaacaccttaaatctcccaagtataagatcgatttgagtacttgtcattCCATAGCCTCTAATTCCATCTTTTaatattccttaagtagtttatctagcagtcaacacct from Lathyrus oleraceus cultivar Zhongwan6 chromosome 1, CAAS_Psat_ZW6_1.0, whole genome shotgun sequence includes:
- the LOC127099657 gene encoding DEAD-box ATP-dependent RNA helicase 31 — encoded protein: MHLVAPLDKHFLLLYAILKEHIADDVDYKVLIFCTTAMVTRLVADLLGELNLNVREIHSRKPQSYRTRVSDEFRKSKGLILVTSDVSARGVDYPDVTLVVQVGLPADREQYIHRLGRTGRRGKEGQGILLLAPWEEFFLATAKDLPIGKAPVPSVDPDTKKKVERALSNVEMKNKEAAYQAWLGYYNSNKKVGKDKYRLVELANEFSRCMGLDSPPAIPKLVLGKMGLKNIPGLRSK